Proteins from one Candidatus Schekmanbacteria bacterium genomic window:
- a CDS encoding 4-hydroxy-tetrahydrodipicolinate reductase gives MLINQFDEYDVAGHEFHHNQKLDSPSGTAKSIVNI, from the coding sequence ATGCTTATTAATCAGTTTGATGAATATGATGTTGCAGGTCATGAGTTTCATCATAACCAAAAGCTTGACAGCCCTTCTGGCACAGCTAAATCAATAGTCAATATAT